Proteins encoded by one window of Leptospiraceae bacterium:
- a CDS encoding PAS domain-containing sensor histidine kinase: MKTIEYLEGLLEENSIILEDLANIQKAINKVLMRQSAIDQHSILTTTDLEGNILYVNERCCEISKYSREELIGKSHRIINSGYHSKFFFENLYSTLKKGEIWRGEIRNKAKDGSIFWVATTIVPIKDKEGNILEYFASRTDITHRKNMEEELFTSQQLLKEQNDKLRHAQKEMYLMHSRYLDIFYLAPIGYCTINEDGSLQEANLALMGKLDYSHLEITKLKIYDFILPEEHDMLNLFLKNVKETGNPKSFEVRMKKKNETIFWVQLELVSFTDNDGMAQYLIAMIDISERKQIELTLQTYTQELEKTNKTKDKFFNIIAHDLRNPFAGLMSLSDIMQTSLVENNNEQASIFLKYTHMIFNSSKSALSLIDNLAQWAKTQTGNIAVNHRKVSFNFLVSITIPIVSGNAFNKNISIETDLTEEDIVYADEYLITTVLRNLLTNAIKFTHTNGKIVVSTKNKDGFFEVSVNDSGIGMNPQNLEKIFKIDSKFSNLGTNNEKGTGLGLILCKEFVELQGGRIWVTSNVGIGSTFTFTLPLAQK; encoded by the coding sequence ATGAAAACTATAGAATACTTAGAAGGTTTATTAGAAGAAAATTCAATCATTTTAGAAGACTTAGCGAATATACAGAAAGCTATCAATAAAGTCCTGATGCGCCAATCAGCTATTGACCAGCATTCCATTCTTACAACTACAGATTTAGAAGGAAATATACTCTATGTCAACGAGCGATGCTGCGAGATTAGTAAATACTCAAGAGAAGAATTAATCGGCAAATCCCACCGCATCATAAACTCAGGATACCACTCAAAATTTTTTTTCGAAAATTTATACTCCACTTTAAAAAAAGGAGAGATTTGGCGAGGAGAAATCAGAAACAAAGCTAAAGATGGAAGTATATTCTGGGTAGCCACTACCATTGTTCCAATAAAAGATAAAGAAGGAAATATCTTAGAATACTTTGCATCTAGAACCGATATCACCCATAGAAAAAATATGGAAGAAGAATTATTTACAAGCCAACAATTATTAAAAGAACAAAATGATAAATTGCGCCATGCACAAAAAGAAATGTATTTAATGCATTCCCGTTATTTGGATATATTCTACTTAGCCCCAATTGGTTATTGCACTATCAATGAAGATGGATCTTTGCAAGAAGCAAATCTTGCTCTTATGGGTAAGCTTGATTATTCTCATCTGGAAATAACTAAACTGAAAATTTATGATTTTATTCTGCCAGAAGAACATGATATGCTTAATCTCTTTCTTAAAAATGTTAAGGAAACAGGCAATCCCAAATCATTCGAGGTTAGAATGAAAAAAAAGAACGAGACAATTTTCTGGGTGCAGTTAGAATTAGTTAGTTTTACGGATAACGATGGTATGGCACAATATCTTATCGCCATGATAGACATCAGCGAGAGAAAACAGATCGAGCTTACACTACAAACCTATACTCAGGAATTGGAAAAAACAAACAAAACAAAGGACAAATTCTTCAATATCATCGCACATGATCTGCGTAATCCATTTGCAGGACTCATGTCCCTATCTGATATAATGCAGACATCGCTGGTTGAAAATAATAATGAACAAGCATCCATATTTCTAAAATATACGCATATGATTTTCAACTCCTCAAAATCAGCGCTTTCTCTCATAGATAACTTGGCACAATGGGCAAAAACACAAACTGGGAATATTGCTGTTAACCACAGGAAAGTTTCTTTTAATTTCTTAGTCTCTATTACCATCCCAATCGTAAGCGGAAATGCATTTAATAAAAATATTTCTATCGAAACAGATCTAACAGAAGAAGACATTGTCTATGCGGATGAATACCTGATTACTACAGTTCTTAGAAATCTACTAACCAATGCAATTAAATTCACTCACACCAATGGCAAAATAGTAGTATCCACAAAAAACAAAGATGGCTTCTTCGAAGTTTCTGTTAATGATTCTGGAATTGGAATGAATCCGCAAAACCTAGAAAAAATATTTAAAATAGATTCCAAATTTAGCAATTTAGGAACGAATAATGAAAAAGGAACTGGTCTTGGACTCATACTCTGTAAAGAATTCGTAGAATTGCAAGGGGGTAGAATATGGGTAACAAGTAACGTAGGAATTGGAAGCACGTTTACTTTCACTTTGCCTCTAGCTCAAAAATAA
- a CDS encoding PAS domain-containing sensor histidine kinase translates to MIGDDNISDHYKKTIGKHAILAITDLNGTITYVNDQFCEISQYTREELIGSNHRIINSGYHPKEFFEDMYSAITKGEVWQGDIRNRAKDGSYYWVSTMITPLKNEQGIIDQYFAIRIVNTKRKQAEEAMRISEQRYRGLLANLDAGVIVHAPDTSIIKNNPRASELLGLDDGQMRGKQANDPYWKFLYEDNSQLPLDRYPVNEILFTKKPIKNRIFGIERAANDVIWVSADGFPVFQTDDEISEIVISFIDITERRKMEVEMIEKSKFVESLLNLNPSILYIHDIIERRNVFSNEGIERILGYSRNEIQGFGSQALFLLMHPEDRSAFIEKIYPLYKNTKDNAQIVHQYRMKSKDGLWHWIESTEIIYKRLSDGSVKQIFGAANDITERKQAEEALQKHAQELEILNNTKDKFFNIIAHDLRNPFIGITGISEILEAELTRDNNERSSEFLKYTQMIQTSAKSAFTLLENLMEWAKAQTGNIKVKPENISFDYILSYTIPIISGNAFKKNIAIKKALATTDRIYADESLVSTILRNLLTNAIKFTHPNGKIIVSTESKNNFLEISVNDSGVGIETKNLEKIFRIDSKFSKLGTDKEKGTGLGLILCKEFVEMQGGKIWVTSEVGIGSRFTFSLPLAK, encoded by the coding sequence ATGATAGGCGATGATAATATTTCAGACCACTACAAAAAAACAATTGGTAAACATGCAATCCTTGCCATTACGGATTTGAATGGAACGATTACCTACGTCAACGATCAGTTCTGTGAAATTAGCCAATACACAAGAGAAGAGTTAATTGGCAGCAATCATCGCATTATCAATTCAGGTTATCATCCAAAAGAATTTTTTGAAGATATGTATTCTGCAATTACAAAAGGCGAAGTCTGGCAAGGTGATATTCGAAACCGCGCAAAAGATGGAAGCTACTATTGGGTATCCACAATGATTACTCCACTGAAAAATGAACAAGGAATCATTGATCAATACTTTGCAATTCGAATCGTCAATACCAAAAGAAAACAAGCCGAAGAGGCAATGCGTATCAGTGAACAAAGATATCGTGGTCTATTAGCCAATCTTGACGCAGGAGTGATCGTTCATGCGCCTGACACTTCCATTATAAAGAATAATCCAAGGGCTTCCGAATTATTAGGATTAGACGATGGACAAATGCGAGGTAAACAGGCAAATGACCCATATTGGAAATTTTTATATGAGGATAATAGTCAATTACCGTTAGATAGATACCCTGTGAATGAAATTCTATTCACAAAAAAACCAATAAAGAATAGAATATTTGGCATTGAACGAGCGGCTAATGATGTCATCTGGGTTTCGGCTGATGGCTTTCCAGTTTTCCAAACAGATGACGAAATATCTGAAATCGTAATTAGCTTCATTGATATTACCGAGCGAAGAAAAATGGAAGTCGAGATGATTGAGAAAAGCAAATTTGTGGAGTCTTTATTAAATCTAAATCCTAGCATACTTTATATCCACGATATTATCGAACGACGAAACGTATTTAGCAACGAAGGTATAGAGCGAATTCTCGGATACTCAAGAAATGAAATCCAAGGTTTTGGGAGCCAAGCTCTTTTCTTATTGATGCACCCAGAAGACCGTTCAGCATTCATAGAAAAAATTTATCCACTATATAAAAACACTAAAGACAATGCACAAATAGTTCATCAATACAGAATGAAAAGTAAAGATGGTCTCTGGCATTGGATCGAGAGCACCGAAATTATATACAAACGACTAAGCGATGGTTCGGTCAAACAAATATTTGGCGCAGCAAATGACATTACCGAGCGCAAACAAGCAGAAGAAGCACTTCAGAAACACGCTCAAGAGCTGGAAATTTTAAACAATACAAAAGATAAATTTTTTAATATCATAGCGCATGATCTTCGTAATCCGTTCATTGGAATTACAGGAATCTCCGAAATTTTAGAAGCAGAGCTTACACGAGATAACAACGAAAGGTCATCCGAATTTTTAAAGTATACGCAAATGATTCAAACCTCCGCAAAATCTGCATTTACCTTACTTGAGAATTTAATGGAATGGGCAAAAGCGCAAACAGGAAATATTAAAGTTAAACCTGAAAATATTTCTTTTGATTATATACTCTCTTATACAATTCCAATTATAAGTGGAAACGCATTTAAGAAAAATATTGCAATCAAAAAAGCATTAGCGACAACGGATAGAATTTACGCAGATGAATCCTTAGTGAGCACAATTCTTCGAAATCTTCTTACAAATGCAATTAAGTTTACTCATCCTAACGGTAAAATAATAGTATCCACAGAAAGTAAGAATAACTTCTTGGAAATTTCTGTGAACGATTCAGGAGTTGGAATTGAAACTAAGAACCTAGAAAAAATATTTAGAATAGATTCCAAATTCAGCAAACTAGGAACCGACAAAGAAAAAGGAACTGGACTTGGACTAATCCTCTGCAAAGAATTCGTAGAAATGCAGGGTGGTAAAATCTGGGTTACAAGTGAAGTCGGAATCGGAAGCAGGTTTACTTTTAGTTTACCCCTCGCTAAATGA
- a CDS encoding RNA-binding protein gives MNIYVGNLTYEATENDVRQLFETFGEVTSVKIITDKYTGQSRGIGFIEMTNKKEALAAISDLNDKELKGRALKVNEAQPKKTYDDNGGGGNRGGGYGGGGGRDRDRGRRNY, from the coding sequence ATGAATATTTACGTAGGCAACTTAACATACGAAGCAACAGAAAATGATGTAAGACAACTTTTTGAAACATTTGGAGAAGTTACATCAGTAAAAATTATCACAGACAAATACACTGGTCAATCTCGTGGGATTGGATTTATCGAAATGACAAATAAAAAAGAAGCGTTAGCCGCTATCAGTGATTTAAATGATAAAGAACTAAAAGGCCGTGCTTTAAAAGTAAACGAAGCTCAACCTAAAAAAACATATGATGACAACGGTGGCGGTGGAAACCGTGGTGGTGGATATGGCGGCGGTGGTGGAAGAGACCGTGATCGTGGTCGCAGAAACTACTAA
- a CDS encoding SDR family oxidoreductase yields the protein MSKRILITGGAGFIGSHLCEKLLKEGNEVLSVDNYFTGRKKNIQHLLKNPNFEMIRHDIVNEFRAEVDQIYNFACPASPVHYQYNAISTIKTNVLGMMNMLGLAKKVRARILQASTSEVYGNPLEHPQKETYWGNVNTIGIRSCYDEGKRISETLCFDYHRQHKVDIRVIRIFNTYGPRMLANDGRVVSNFIVQALSGKDITIYGDGSQTRSFCFVDDLVNGIVAMMNQDSFSGPVNLGNSDEFTVKELAELVIKLTKSKSKIIYNPLPQDDPARRRPDLSLAKEKLGYKFTVPLVEGLKRTIKYFQGEIKK from the coding sequence ATGAGTAAACGTATTCTAATAACAGGCGGAGCAGGATTTATTGGTTCTCATCTATGTGAGAAGCTTTTAAAAGAAGGCAACGAGGTATTATCCGTTGACAATTATTTCACGGGAAGAAAAAAAAATATCCAACACCTATTGAAAAATCCAAACTTTGAAATGATAAGACATGATATTGTAAATGAATTTAGAGCAGAGGTAGATCAGATTTATAATTTTGCCTGCCCTGCTTCTCCCGTTCACTACCAATACAATGCAATCTCAACGATTAAGACTAACGTTTTAGGAATGATGAATATGCTCGGTCTTGCCAAGAAGGTAAGAGCGCGTATCCTCCAAGCCTCCACTAGTGAAGTATACGGAAACCCACTCGAACACCCGCAAAAAGAAACCTATTGGGGAAATGTAAACACGATTGGAATTCGAAGTTGCTATGATGAAGGAAAAAGAATTTCTGAAACACTTTGCTTTGATTATCATAGACAACATAAAGTGGATATCCGTGTTATCCGCATCTTTAATACCTACGGTCCTCGTATGCTTGCAAATGATGGTCGTGTAGTAAGTAACTTCATCGTACAAGCTTTATCCGGCAAAGACATTACGATTTATGGAGACGGAAGTCAAACTCGTTCTTTTTGTTTCGTAGATGATTTAGTCAATGGAATTGTTGCTATGATGAACCAGGATAGTTTTTCCGGACCGGTTAATCTCGGTAATTCGGACGAATTTACAGTAAAAGAATTAGCAGAGCTTGTAATCAAACTCACTAAATCAAAATCTAAAATTATTTACAATCCTCTTCCTCAAGATGATCCTGCTCGCCGTCGTCCTGATCTCTCTCTTGCCAAAGAAAAGCTCGGTTATAAATTTACTGTTCCTTTAGTAGAAGGCTTAAAAAGAACAATCAAGTATTTCCAGGGTGAGATTAAGAAGTAG
- a CDS encoding M50 family metallopeptidase, whose protein sequence is MRSQKIIFFLSIILTLIAFWNFQAMTYLKAVIVLFHEICHASAALLTGGVVERIFIHGNETGETVISGKMQASFLFVVSAGYIGSSLLGGVLLNRGFDKKHAKQFLGFVGIFLILFTHFYSANHDFTYNTGIRFGIIFVILSFTSREISSLTLIFLGTSVSLYSIYDLVDFTNHIHHTDAGILASWILGKKEKLFGLNLKEFGILIAVIWSSISLFILGTLVKKTFTEKDPFARMSKLKRQFAEAKVEPDVAQWFLSRGLDLNGKPLDKDWATQLKKEGMKEHE, encoded by the coding sequence ATGAGATCGCAGAAAATAATTTTCTTTTTATCTATTATATTAACACTCATAGCCTTCTGGAATTTCCAGGCAATGACTTACCTAAAAGCAGTTATTGTATTATTCCATGAAATCTGTCATGCCTCTGCTGCCCTTCTCACCGGCGGTGTAGTCGAAAGAATATTCATCCATGGAAATGAAACAGGAGAGACAGTTATCTCCGGCAAAATGCAGGCTTCCTTTTTATTCGTAGTCTCAGCGGGTTATATCGGTTCATCGCTACTCGGTGGAGTATTATTAAATAGAGGATTTGATAAAAAACATGCAAAACAATTCTTAGGATTTGTTGGAATCTTTCTCATTCTATTCACACATTTCTATTCGGCTAATCATGATTTTACCTATAACACCGGAATTCGATTTGGGATAATCTTTGTTATCTTATCATTTACCAGCAGAGAAATTTCTTCTCTCACATTAATATTTTTAGGCACAAGTGTATCTCTTTACAGTATTTATGATCTTGTAGACTTCACCAATCACATCCATCATACAGATGCAGGAATTTTAGCGAGTTGGATTCTTGGAAAAAAAGAAAAGCTATTTGGATTAAATCTAAAAGAATTTGGCATTCTAATCGCAGTCATCTGGTCATCGATTAGTCTATTTATTTTAGGAACTCTTGTAAAAAAAACTTTTACAGAGAAAGACCCCTTTGCAAGAATGAGTAAATTAAAAAGACAATTCGCAGAAGCCAAAGTAGAGCCCGATGTGGCACAATGGTTTTTATCTAGAGGTCTTGATCTAAACGGAAAACCGTTAGACAAAGACTGGGCAACACAATTAAAGAAAGAAGGAATGAAAGAGCATGAGTAA